The Kocuria sp. TGY1127_2 genome includes a window with the following:
- a CDS encoding single-stranded DNA-binding protein, protein MAGETIITVVGNLTADPELRFTPSGAAVANFTIASTPRVFDRQSGEWKDQEALFLRCSIWREAAENVAESLTKGQRVIAQGRLKARSYETKEGERRTSMELDVDDIGPSLRFATASVNRNQRSGGGNFGGSQGGPGGNNFNQGNDAGGNQGGFGGNSGGSNGYGGNGFNQGNSRGGQQAPAADPWGQNSGGNYDWSAGQDDEPPF, encoded by the coding sequence ATGGCTGGAGAAACCATCATCACGGTTGTCGGAAACCTCACCGCCGACCCTGAACTGCGGTTCACCCCCTCGGGTGCTGCAGTCGCGAACTTCACGATCGCCTCGACTCCGCGCGTTTTCGATCGTCAGAGCGGCGAGTGGAAGGACCAGGAAGCCCTGTTCCTTCGTTGCTCGATCTGGCGTGAGGCTGCGGAAAATGTTGCCGAATCCCTGACCAAGGGACAACGTGTCATCGCACAGGGTCGACTCAAAGCTCGGTCGTATGAAACCAAGGAGGGCGAACGCCGCACCTCAATGGAGCTGGACGTCGATGACATCGGCCCCTCGCTCCGTTTCGCCACAGCGTCGGTCAATCGCAACCAGCGCTCCGGAGGAGGAAACTTCGGAGGCAGCCAGGGCGGGCCCGGTGGAAATAACTTCAACCAGGGCAACGACGCGGGCGGTAACCAGGGAGGTTTCGGAGGCAACTCCGGAGGCTCCAATGGGTACGGCGGCAATGGATTCAACCAGGGCAATTCGCGAGGCGGCCAGCAGGCGCCCGCAGCGGATCCTTGGGGCCAGAACTCCGGAGGAAATTACGACTGGAGTGCTGGTCAGGACGACGAACCGCCGTTCTAA